From one Labeo rohita strain BAU-BD-2019 chromosome 8, IGBB_LRoh.1.0, whole genome shotgun sequence genomic stretch:
- the suv39h1a gene encoding histone-lysine N-methyltransferase SUV39H1-A isoform X1 produces MAQDLKDCRVSCKLSWEDLQTLCRRERLVCKHLNVTKNNFNYYEVEYLCNYKKHKGREFFLVKWKGYTESENTWEPLRNLKCPTLLHQFREDIKAALLQANEPLDSDSLSAPVVSFLLQKAKQRIKLQKWENLMNQTCRHKGRIFVCNEVDLDGPPKNFTYINENRLGKGVDVNPVIVGCECDNCISQPLDGCCPGLMKHRRAYNDSGQVKVMPGVPIYECNSKCRCGPDCANRVVQKGIQYDLCIFKTANGRGWGVRTLQRIYKNSFVMEYLGEIITTEEAERRGVVYDKQGVTYLFDLDYVDDVYTIDAAHYGNISHFVNHSCDPNLQVYNVFIDNLDERLPRIAFFAKRGIKAGEELTFDYKMTVDPVDAESSKMDSEFSRAGIEGSPIKRIHMECKCGVKNCRKYLF; encoded by the exons ATGGCGCAAGATTTGAAAG ATTGCAGGGTGTCTTGTAAACTTTCATGGGAGGACCTCCAGACTCTGTGCCGCAGAGAAAGACTTGTTTGCAAGCATCTGAATGTGACAAAGAACAACTTTAATTACTATGAAGTGGAGTATCTGTGTAACTACAAAAAACACAAG GGTCGAGAGTTCTTCCTGGTGAAGTGGAAAGGCTACACCGAATCAGAAAACACATGGGAGCCTCTCAGAAATCTTAAATGCCCTACACTCTTGCACCAATTCCGAGAAGACATTAAGGCAGCTTTGCTTCAGGCCAACGAACCACTCGATTCAGACTCTTTGAGTGCCCCCGTTGTGTCCTTCCTTCTCCAGAAGGCCAAGCAGCGTATAAAGCTTCAGAAATGGGAAAACCTCATGAATCAGACCTGCAGGCACAAGGGACGCATATTCGTCTGTAATGAGGTTGACCTGGACGGGCCTCCTAAGAACTTCACCTACATTAATGAGAATAGGTTAGGGAAAGGAGTGGATGTGAATCCAGTGATAGTGGGCTGCGAATGTGACAACTGCATCTCTCAGCCGCTTGACGGCTGCTGTCCAGGGCTAATGAAGCATCGGAGGGCATATAATGACAGCGGGCAGGTGAAAGTGATGCCTGGTGTGCCCATCTACGAGTGTAACTCCAAATGCCGATGTGGGCCGGACTGTGCAAATAGGGTTGTGCAAAAAGGTATTCAGTATGATCTATGCATCTTCAAAACAGCCAATGGAAGAGGATGGGGAGTGCGGACGCTGCAGAGGatttacaaaaacagctttgttatgGAGTATCTTGGAGAG ATTATCACGACAGAGGAAGCAGAGAGGAGAGGTGTGGTTTATGATAAGCAGGGTGTCACCTACCTGTTTGATCTGGACTATGTGGATGACGTCTACACCATCGATGCGGCTCATTATGGAAACATCTCTCACTTTGTCAACCACAGC TGCGATCCGAACTTGCAggtatataatgtttttattgacaACTTAGATGAGCGACTTCCCAGAATCGCATTTTTTGCAAAACGAGGGATTAAAGCTGGAGAAGAGCTCACTTTTGACTACAAGATGACTG TTGATCCAGTAGATGCAGAGAGTTCAAAAATGGACTCTGAATTTAGTCGGGCTGGAATTGAAGGATCACCCATCAAACGGATCCATATGGAGTGCAAGTGTGGAGTAAAGAACTGCCGGAAATATCTGTTTTAA
- the suv39h1a gene encoding histone-lysine N-methyltransferase SUV39H1-A isoform X2 produces the protein MAQDLKDCRVSCKLSWEDLQTLCRRERLVCKHLNVTKNNFNYYEVEYLCNYKKHKGREFFLVKWKGYTESENTWEPLRNLKCPTLLHQFREDIKAALLQANEPLDSDSLSAPVVSFLLQKAKQRIKLQKWENLMNQTCRHKGRIFVCNEVDLDGPPKNFTYINENRLGKGVDVNPVIVGCECDNCISQPLDGCCPGLMKHRRAYNDSGQVKVMPGVPIYECNSKCRCGPDCANRVVQKGIQYDLCIFKTANGRGWGVRTLQRIYKNSFVMEYLGEIITTEEAERRGVVYDKQGVTYLFDLDYVDDVYTIDAAHYGNISHFVNHSVSNN, from the exons ATGGCGCAAGATTTGAAAG ATTGCAGGGTGTCTTGTAAACTTTCATGGGAGGACCTCCAGACTCTGTGCCGCAGAGAAAGACTTGTTTGCAAGCATCTGAATGTGACAAAGAACAACTTTAATTACTATGAAGTGGAGTATCTGTGTAACTACAAAAAACACAAG GGTCGAGAGTTCTTCCTGGTGAAGTGGAAAGGCTACACCGAATCAGAAAACACATGGGAGCCTCTCAGAAATCTTAAATGCCCTACACTCTTGCACCAATTCCGAGAAGACATTAAGGCAGCTTTGCTTCAGGCCAACGAACCACTCGATTCAGACTCTTTGAGTGCCCCCGTTGTGTCCTTCCTTCTCCAGAAGGCCAAGCAGCGTATAAAGCTTCAGAAATGGGAAAACCTCATGAATCAGACCTGCAGGCACAAGGGACGCATATTCGTCTGTAATGAGGTTGACCTGGACGGGCCTCCTAAGAACTTCACCTACATTAATGAGAATAGGTTAGGGAAAGGAGTGGATGTGAATCCAGTGATAGTGGGCTGCGAATGTGACAACTGCATCTCTCAGCCGCTTGACGGCTGCTGTCCAGGGCTAATGAAGCATCGGAGGGCATATAATGACAGCGGGCAGGTGAAAGTGATGCCTGGTGTGCCCATCTACGAGTGTAACTCCAAATGCCGATGTGGGCCGGACTGTGCAAATAGGGTTGTGCAAAAAGGTATTCAGTATGATCTATGCATCTTCAAAACAGCCAATGGAAGAGGATGGGGAGTGCGGACGCTGCAGAGGatttacaaaaacagctttgttatgGAGTATCTTGGAGAG ATTATCACGACAGAGGAAGCAGAGAGGAGAGGTGTGGTTTATGATAAGCAGGGTGTCACCTACCTGTTTGATCTGGACTATGTGGATGACGTCTACACCATCGATGCGGCTCATTATGGAAACATCTCTCACTTTGTCAACCACAGCGTGAGCAATAACTAG